A genomic segment from Nicotiana sylvestris chromosome 1, ASM39365v2, whole genome shotgun sequence encodes:
- the LOC104218682 gene encoding protein TRIGALACTOSYLDIACYLGLYCEROL 4, chloroplastic: protein MANMRTAMDAAFWDLNISTPNALDSTARSIPGEPKPLDGSKASRALRVQQLSLLGNGFPLGIIPSYSPTPNKELGSFALHSLLFKASTSNWWLGFIGQFRPKKLFSDIKAELSSVDEWELPVLKDIGKHFLEKSLYAFNVCSQLSLTPSSSLLLSTEEHGEKKGRRFRAMLLNKLPEHDVTLEAAWPELFIDHKGRYWEVPESISFDCSSLVSENGFRYRFGLHKNGGHPQAVDNITDEPPLNLMQGICGKAAFSYEKSEDLWRVKEKKEDIVIETDKGRFYRPSYDIRLREPHAAVSGIIGGTLEAWLNNSRHRRPFGVDLFGSLCYTFQHGKFKETFGDLTRIDARLDVSSASALAKQVTKVFRKAAADNARDVLSSPRLELILQQQVAGPIVFRVDSKFLLNTPAGRPGLQLEDFVCSLNYSLRVLQSGKVVAWYSPKRKEGMIELRLFEF, encoded by the exons ATGGCGAATATGAGGACGGCGATGGACGCAGCGTTTTGGGACCTCAACATATCTACACCAAATGCCCTAGACTCGACGGCCCGGTCCATTCCTGGAGAGCCCAAACCGCTCGATGGCAGCAAGGCCAGCAGAGCCCTCAGAGTCCAACAACTCTCTCTGCTCGGAAATGGGTTTCCTCTGGGAATCATTCCCTCTTATTCTCCCACTCCCAATAAGGAATTGGGCTCTTTTGCTCTTCACTCCCTTTTGTTTAAAGCTTCCACTTCTAACTG GTGGCTTGGGTTCATAGGTCAGTTTCGGCCAAAGAAACTGTTTTCTGACATTAAAGCAGAGTTATCCAGTGTAGATGAGTGGGAGCTGCCAGTATTAAAAGACATTGGCAAGCATTTCTTGGAAAAATCACTTTATGCCTTTAATGTGTGCTCACAGCTATCCCTGACACCCTCTTCATCTCTGTTATTGAGCACTGAAGAACACGGTGAGAAGAAAGGACGGCGCTTCAGGGCCATGCTTCTTAATAAG CTTCCTGAGCACGACGTTACTTTGGAAGCAGCATGGCCTGAGCTATTCATAGACCATAAGGGAAGATATTGGGAGGTCCCAGAGTCGATATCCTTTGACTGTTCATCGCTGGTTTCCGAGAATGGATTCCGATATCGTTTTGGTTTACATAAAAATGGTGGCCATCCTCAGGCTGTGGATAACATTACCGATGAGCCACCACTCAATCTGATGCAAGGAATATGTGGAAAAGCTGCCTTTTCTTATGAGAAAAGCGAAGATCTGTGGAGAGtcaaggaaaaaaaagaggacaTTGTTATCGAGACAGATAAGGGACGGTTTTATCGCCCTTCTTATGATATTCGTCTTAGAGAGCCTCATGCAGCAGTATCTGGAATTATTG GGGGAACTCTTGAGGCATGGCTCAACAATTCTAGGCATAGAAGGCCCTTTGGTGTTGATTTATTTGGTTCACTTTGTTATACTTTTCAACATGGTAAATTCAAAGAGACGTTCGGAGACCTCACCAGGATAGATGCTCGTCTAGATGTCTCATCTGCTTCAGCATTAGCCAAACAGGTTACAAAAGTCTTCAGAAAAGCAGCAGCTGATAATGCAAGAGATGTGCTCTCTTCACCCAGGCTCGAATTGATACTTCAGCAACAG GTCGCAGGGCCAATTGTGTTTAGAGTAGATTCAAAGTTTTTGCTCAATACGCCGGCTGGCAGGCCTGGCCTACAATTGGAGGATTTCGTATGCAGTTTAAATTACTCTTTGAGGGTTCTGCAGTCTGGGAAAGTGGTAGCATGGTATTCTCCTAAAAGGAAAGAGGGAATGATCGAGTTACGCCTATTTGAGTTTTAG
- the LOC104218675 gene encoding 10 kDa chaperonin 1, chloroplastic has protein sequence MASTFIAVAKPFTSHSTNLTSFSTQRPIGLKRNSLRINAISKKWEPTKVVPQADRVLIRLEELSEKSAGGVLLPKSAVKFERYLMGEVLSVGSEVAQVEAGKKVLFSDINAYEVDLGTDARHCFCKESELLALVE, from the exons ATGGCTTCTACATTCATTGCGGTGGCTAAGCCATTCACCTCTCACTCCACAAATCTTACCTCTTTCTCTACCCAAAGACCTATAG GTCTGAAGAGAAATTCTTTGAGAATTAATGCCATTTCCAAGAAATGGGAACCCACAAAG GTTGTGCCGCAAGCTGATAGAGTTTTGATTCGGTTAGAAGAATTGTCTGAG AAATCTGCTGGTGGAGTTTTGCTTCCAAAATCAGCAGTGAAGTTCGAGCGCTATCTTATGGGAGAA GTTCTCTCTGTTGGTTCTGAGGTTGCTCAAGTAGAGGCGGGGAAGAAG GTTCTTTTCTCTGACATCAACGCTTATGAG GTGGATTTGGGAACTGATGCAAGGCATTGTTTCTGCAAGGAGAGTGAGTTGCTTGCTTTGGTTGAATAA
- the LOC104218669 gene encoding uncharacterized protein: protein MMVKKLCCFQYFVVCSLLLAVVVSSEYHGNSANDLVDIINKNRTTQKLPQLSNSPGLGCIALQYAEECMGNCTSNNSVNCQPPEDDFTEVFAPNCGVELPTFGTISGYILGCQHKYLEPSEAFSNALVHDKRTLSLLRNKTHTEVGVGIIKAHKHNGPYLWCVLFSSSQRNTTFVLDDLGEGIKQKKGCYSGNSFPCSRAHRDEGLLSNKTWILVLFCIIHFQQFLFKLF from the exons ATGATGGTGAAGAAGCTCTGCTGCTTtcagtattttgttgtttgtagtCTCCTCTTAGCTGTTGTGGTTTCCTCCGAGTACCATG GGAATTCTGCAAATGACCTTGTTGATATCATCAACAAGAACAGAACTACACAAAAGCTTCCTCAACTTAGTAATAGTCCTGGACTTGGGTGCATAGCCTTACAATATGCAGAGGAATGTATGGGGAATTGCACTTCTAACAACAGTGTAAATTGTCAGCCTCCAGAAGACGACTTCACTGAAGTTTTTGCACCAAACTGTGGTGTCGAGCTACCCACCTTTGGAACCATATCTGGCTACATACTTGGCTGTCAACACAAATATCTTGAGCCATCAGAAGCCTTCTCAAATGCACTTGTTCATGACAAAAGGACTCTTTCTCTTTTGAGGAATAAAACTCATACTGAAGTTGGAGTTGGTATTATCAAAGCTCACAAGCACAATGGACCTTACTTATGGTGTGTTCTGTTTAGTAGTAGCCAGAGAAATACCACATTCGTACTTGATGATCTTGGTGAGGGGATTAAGCAGAAGAAAGGGTGTTATAGTGGAAACAGCTTCCCTTGCAGCAGAGCGCATAGAGATGAAGGACTTTTATCGAACAAAACTTGGATTTTGGTTTTGTTCTGTATTATCCACTTTCAACAATTCCTTTTCAAACTGTTTTGA
- the LOC104218660 gene encoding E3 ubiquitin-protein ligase ATL4: MSTFFPQPPPFPMPFTTTVNGGATPNTAITQPVDNNLLSDNNTPSPSSSSSSSSSIIIVIIVIASAIIVSASIYLILRVISRRFHRSFRTYAAADDVVSHSAAATAVTENRCFDDRRSSEEEKLVDSLPLFTFGSVTGNLTGVDCAVCLSKFEKDDQLRLLPLCCHAFHSSCIDAWLVTNQTCPLCRSTVYPTDADVLSKVLAVENAEARGGNELRHNGSFRIEIGSVSRRRGTSDSDAGDGQRSYSIGSFEYIVDDGYELSVGSIHRRGVSECTDKESIGVPVPAPPGESIASDVSGGGRSWLRDYVDRIGSLSLSSRTMSFRSSGRFFNGSSRRNDIVVPIDDLEAGRVGEEISELFRWLSGV, encoded by the coding sequence ATGTCCACCTTTTTTCCTCAGCCTCCGCCATTCCCGATGCCTTTCACTACCACCGTCAACGGCGGAGCTACTCCTAACACCGCCATTACTCAACCTGTTGATAACAATCTTCTCAGCGATAATAATACTCCTTCACCTTCTTCATCATCGTCTTCCTCTTCTTCGATCATTATAGTTATCATTGTTATTGCATCTGCTATTATCGTTTCTGCTTCTATATACCTCATCCTTCGCGTGATCTCGCGGCGGTTCCACCGCTCCTTCCGTACATACGCCGCGGCGGATGATGTTGTCTCGCATTCTGCTGCTGCTACGGCGGTTACTGAAAACCGTTGTTTTGATGACCGACGGAGTTCGGAGGAGGAGAAATTGGTTGATTCGTTACCGCTTTTTACGTTTGGTTCTGTTACTGGAAATTTAACCGGTGTCGACTGTGCTGTCTGTTTATCGAAATTCGAAAAGGATGATCAGCTGCGTCTGCTTCCGCTATGTTGTCACGCATTCCACAGCAGTTGTATAGACGCTTGGCTCGTAACAAACCAGACTTGTCCGCTCTGCAGGTCTACCGTGTATCCTACGGACGCAGATGTGCTTAGTAAAGTGTTAGCGGTGGAAAACGCCGAGGCTCGCGGCGGAAATGAGCTGCGACATAACGGTAGTTTCCGAATTGAGATCGGTAGTGTTAGTCGCCGTCGTGGTACTTCTGATTCCGACGCAGGTGATGGTCAGAGATCGTATTCTATTGGCTCGTTCGAGTACATTGTCGATGACGGTTACGAGCTTTCCGTAGGGTCCATACACCGACGTGGAGTTTCTGAATGCACCGACAAGGAATCGATCGGTGTTCCAGTGCCGGCGCCACCTGGAGAAAGTATAGCTTCAGATGTTTCCGGTGGTGGACGAAGTTGGCTTCGAGATTATGTTGACAGAATTGGTTCACTTTCTCTTTCGTCCCGCACAATGTCGTTCCGGAGCTCCGGAAGGTTTTTCAACGGCAGTAGCCGGCGGAACGACATCGTCGTGCCTATCGATGATTTGGAAGCTGGCCGGGTTGGGGAGGAGATTAGCGAGTTGTTTCGGTGGCTCTCAGGGGTATGA